From the Mycobacterium sp. DL592 genome, the window TTGCCTGTCCGTCGCCGGGTTCGTTACCGTCTTGTGATCGAAGGGGCTGCGCATGCGGGCCCCTGTTCGTTTGTTGTATAGGCGGGATAGAAACTCTTGAATGCGTTGACCAAGCTTCACCAGTCGCCGTCGCCCGTACTTCGCCTCGTCGTCGCCGCTCTGCTGCTGACCCTCGCCGGCGCCGGCATCTTCGCGGTGACCGCCCGCAAGACGGTCACCCTCGAGGTCGACGGCACCCAGCTCAAGGTCACCACGATGAAGTCGCGCGTGATCGACGTCGTCGAGGAGAGCGGCTACTCCGTCACCGACCGTGACGACCTGCTCCCGGCGGCCGGCCAGGCCGTCCACGACGCCGACACGATCGTGCTGCGTCGCAGCCGTCCGCTGCAGATTTCGCTGGATGGCCAGGACGCCAAGCAGGTCTGGACCACCGCCTCGACCGTCGACGAGGCGCTCGATCAGCTGCGGATGACCGACACCGCGCCGGCCGCTGCCTCACGCGGCAGCCGTCTGCCGCTCGAAGGCATGGCACTGCCCGTCGTCAGCGCAAAAACGGTGCAGATCAACGACGGTGGCCAGATCAGCACGGTCCACCTGGCCGCCCCGAACGTCGGCGCGCTGCTGGCCGCGGCGGGGGTTCCGCTGGAGCAGGCCGACACCGTGGTGCCCACCGCGTCGTCTCCGGTGATCGCCGGAATGCAGATCCAGGTGACCCGGACCCGCATCGAGAAGATCACCCAGCAGGTGCCGCTGGTGCCGCCCGCCAACCGCATCGAAGACCCGACGCTGAATATGAGCCGTCAGGTTGTCGAAGACCCGGGAACGCCCGGGGTGCAAGACGTAACTTTTGCTGTCGCGAAGGTCAATGGTGTGGAAACCGGACGGCTCCCCGTTGCCAACACCGTTATCGTGCCGGCCCGTGAATCGGTTGTCCGGGTCGGAGCAAAACCTGGTACGGAAGTTCCCCCGGTAACTAATGGCGCTATTTGGGATGCGATTTCTCGGTGCGAAGCCGGCGGCAACTGGGCGATCAACACTGGCAACGGGTACTACGGCGGTGTGCAGTTTGATCAAAACACCTGGGAAAGAAACGGTGGTTTGAGGTATGCTAGCCGAGCTGATCTGGCTACCAGAGAAGAACAAATAGCAATTGCTGAAGTTACTCGGGCACGACAAGGATGGGGAGCGTGGCCGGTGTGTGGTAGGGGTGCATCGTGACAATTCGTCTTCTCGGCCGTACCGAGATCAGGAACTTGGCCAAAGAACTTGACTTTCGGCCACGTAAATCGCTTGGTCAGAATTTCGTCCATGACGCCAACACTGTGCGTCGAATCGTGTCCGCCTCGGGGATCAACAAGCATGATCACGTGCTTGAGGTCGGCCCCGGTCTGGGCTCGTTGACGCTGGCCCTGCTCGATCGCGGCGCCACGGTCAGTGCCATCGAGATCGACCCGGTGCTCGCGGCGCGGCTGCCCAAGACGGTCGCCGAGCACTCGCACAGCGAAATCCACCGGCTGACCGTCCTCAACCAGGACATTCTCGCGCTCCAGCGCGCTGAACTGGACGAACTGCCCACCGCTGTGGTGGCCAACCTGCCGTACAACATCGCCGTGCCGGCGCTGCTGCACCTGCTCTCGGAGTTCCCGTCGATCCGCACCGTGATGGTGATGGTCCAGGCGGAGGTCGCCGAGCGTCTCGCCGCCGAGCCCGGTGGCAAGGACTACGGGGTACCCAGCGTCAAGGTTCGGTTCTTCGGCAAGGTGCGCCGCTACGGCATGGTCTCGCCGACGGTGTTCTGGCCGATCCCGCGGGTGTACTCGGGTCTGGTCCGCATCGACCGGTATGAGACCTCGCCCTGGCCGACCGACGACGGCTTCCGGTCGCGGGTCTTCGAGCTGATCGACATCGCGTTCGCCCAGCGCCGCAAGACCGTCCGCAACGCCTTCCTGGAGTGGGCGGGCACGGGCAACGAGTCCGCCGAACGGCTGCTGGCCGCAAGCATCGACCCCGCCCGCCGGGGTGAGACGCTCGGGATCGCCGACTTCGTGCGGCTCTATCAGCGCTCCGCGGACTTCGCCCCGGCCGCCGAGGCCGTCGACGAGAGCACGTCGCGGCCCATCCGGGTCTACTGACCGCTTCGGGACATCGCGTCGCTGATGTGACGCATCATCTCGGCGCACGATTCGTAGCGCCGGTCGGGATCCTTGGCGATCGCTCGTGCCAGCACGCGATCGAATGTGCGGGACAGCCACGGGACGCGACGGGAGATCTCCGGCGGCGCCACGTGTAGGTGCGCGTCGACGAGTGCCATCGCGTTCTCACCGGCGAACGGGGTGAGTCCGGTCAGCATCTCCGAAGCCGTGCACGCCAACGCGTATTCGTCGGTGGCGGCTTGCGGCAACCTGCCCTGCAACAGTTCCGGGGCCGCATACGGCAGCGAGGCGAGCACCTGCGTGGCCCGGTGCCAGACGTCCTCGGCCAGCACATGCGCGACGCCGAAATCGATGAGCATCGCGCCGTGCTGCGAAAAGTCTTGGTGTACAAGGATATTCGCGGGCTTGACGTCGGTGTGCACGATGCCGCGATGGTGGGCGTAGTCCAGTGCCGTTGCGATCTGGGTGAGGGCGTCGAGCCGGGTAGCCAGCGTCGGCAGAGCGGCCGCGCTGCCGCCGTCGAGGTAGTGCATCGTCATCCAGAACTCGCCGTGAGCGAACACCGGCACGATGTGCCGATGGTGCAGGCTGGCCGCGATGCGGAACTCGCGGGCCAGCCGGGCGGTGCTGGCGTGATCGCGGTGCTGCTCGTCGAGAACCTTCAGGGCGACGACCCGGCGGGCCGCATCGGTGCTGCGCGCCCGGTACACGGCCGCCTGCCCGCCGCGCCCGAGCAGAGCCCCGACGAGGTAGCCCTCGAATCGCTGCCCGGGTTGCACCACACTTCGACCCTAGATTCGGCTCTACGCGACGACGGGCGAATGGCCCGCGGCGCGATAGTCTCGTGCGGTGTCTCGGTCCAACGGCTCGATCGCTCCGGAATGGGTGCCGACGGGCTCGGTGACCGTGCGGGTGCCCGGCAAGGTGAACCTTTTCCTCGGTGTCGGTGACCGCCGCGACGACGGCTACCACGAGCTGACCACCGTCTTCCACGCAGTATCCCTGGTCGACGAGGTGACGGTCCGCAACGCCGACGTGCTGTCGTTGCAGACGCTCGGGGAGGGCGCCGAGGTGGTGCCCGCCGACGAACGCAACCTGGCCTGGCAGGCCGCCGAGCTGATGGCCGAGCATGTCGGGCGCGCCCCGGACGTCGAGATCGTGATCGACAAGTCGATCCCGGTGGCCGGCGGGATGGCGGGCGGCAGCGCCGACGCCGCCGCGGTGCTGGTGGCCATGAACACGCTGTGGGAGCTGGGGGTGCCGCGGCGCGACCTGCATGCGCTGGCAGCCGAACTCGGCAGCGACGTCCCGTTCGCCCTGCACGGCGGCACCGCGTTAGGGACCGGCCGCGGCGAGGAACTGGCGACCGTGCTGGCCCGCAGCACCTTCCACTGGGTGCTGGCGTTCGGCGCGGGCGGCCTGTCGACGGCCGCGGTCTACAACGAGATCGACCGGTTGCGCGAGGGCGGCGAGCCACCGCGCCTCGATGACCCCGAACCGCTGCTCGGAGCGCTGGCCGGGGGAGACCCCCGGGAGCTGGCGCCGCTGCTGGGTAACGACCTGCAGCCTGCGGCGTTGAGCCTCAACCCGGAGCTGCGGCGGACGTTGCGGGCCGGCACTGACGCGGGGGCGCTGGCGGGCATCGTGTCCGGGTCGGGGCCGACGTGTGCGTTCCTGTGCGCCTCGGCGGCGGCGGCGCTCGACGTGGGCACGGAACTGGCCGGGGCCGGGGTATGCCGGACGGTCAGGGTGGCCAGCGGCCCGGTTCACGGGGCGCGCGTCGTCGCTGGGTTGTCGCCGTAGTCGTCTGGTGTTGTGTGACGCGCCCCTCAATTGCCACTAAAACTTGGCGGTAACTTAAGGGAAGTTTAAGATGATCGACGGTGATGACTAGCGGCCCGGCACTGCATATGTGCGGATCGCCCACCCCGGTCCGGGGCGGGCGATGGCCCGGCGACGCCGACTCATCACCGTTTCGAGACCGAAAAGCTCCCGACTCGTATTGGCGTGCCTCCTATGCGGCGCGTTCTGGCAGGTGGAGCATGAAATTCCGGGCTTTTGCGGCGTGTACAGCGACGCATGACAGCCAGCTCCGGA encodes:
- a CDS encoding resuscitation-promoting factor, giving the protein MNALTKLHQSPSPVLRLVVAALLLTLAGAGIFAVTARKTVTLEVDGTQLKVTTMKSRVIDVVEESGYSVTDRDDLLPAAGQAVHDADTIVLRRSRPLQISLDGQDAKQVWTTASTVDEALDQLRMTDTAPAAASRGSRLPLEGMALPVVSAKTVQINDGGQISTVHLAAPNVGALLAAAGVPLEQADTVVPTASSPVIAGMQIQVTRTRIEKITQQVPLVPPANRIEDPTLNMSRQVVEDPGTPGVQDVTFAVAKVNGVETGRLPVANTVIVPARESVVRVGAKPGTEVPPVTNGAIWDAISRCEAGGNWAINTGNGYYGGVQFDQNTWERNGGLRYASRADLATREEQIAIAEVTRARQGWGAWPVCGRGAS
- the rsmA gene encoding 16S rRNA (adenine(1518)-N(6)/adenine(1519)-N(6))-dimethyltransferase RsmA yields the protein MTIRLLGRTEIRNLAKELDFRPRKSLGQNFVHDANTVRRIVSASGINKHDHVLEVGPGLGSLTLALLDRGATVSAIEIDPVLAARLPKTVAEHSHSEIHRLTVLNQDILALQRAELDELPTAVVANLPYNIAVPALLHLLSEFPSIRTVMVMVQAEVAERLAAEPGGKDYGVPSVKVRFFGKVRRYGMVSPTVFWPIPRVYSGLVRIDRYETSPWPTDDGFRSRVFELIDIAFAQRRKTVRNAFLEWAGTGNESAERLLAASIDPARRGETLGIADFVRLYQRSADFAPAAEAVDESTSRPIRVY
- a CDS encoding serine/threonine-protein kinase, producing the protein MVQPGQRFEGYLVGALLGRGGQAAVYRARSTDAARRVVALKVLDEQHRDHASTARLAREFRIAASLHHRHIVPVFAHGEFWMTMHYLDGGSAAALPTLATRLDALTQIATALDYAHHRGIVHTDVKPANILVHQDFSQHGAMLIDFGVAHVLAEDVWHRATQVLASLPYAAPELLQGRLPQAATDEYALACTASEMLTGLTPFAGENAMALVDAHLHVAPPEISRRVPWLSRTFDRVLARAIAKDPDRRYESCAEMMRHISDAMSRSGQ
- a CDS encoding 4-(cytidine 5'-diphospho)-2-C-methyl-D-erythritol kinase codes for the protein MSRSNGSIAPEWVPTGSVTVRVPGKVNLFLGVGDRRDDGYHELTTVFHAVSLVDEVTVRNADVLSLQTLGEGAEVVPADERNLAWQAAELMAEHVGRAPDVEIVIDKSIPVAGGMAGGSADAAAVLVAMNTLWELGVPRRDLHALAAELGSDVPFALHGGTALGTGRGEELATVLARSTFHWVLAFGAGGLSTAAVYNEIDRLREGGEPPRLDDPEPLLGALAGGDPRELAPLLGNDLQPAALSLNPELRRTLRAGTDAGALAGIVSGSGPTCAFLCASAAAALDVGTELAGAGVCRTVRVASGPVHGARVVAGLSP